In Oreochromis aureus strain Israel breed Guangdong linkage group 22, ZZ_aureus, whole genome shotgun sequence, the genomic window GCAATTGTATGCATTCGTTGTATTTACAAACTGTAATCCCCTACTTCATACACAGGTGgcagtgtgtgcatgtatatCTGATACATACAGACTGAAAACATTGTaatatatctacatatataaATCTTAGTGTCTTGTGaagcattttaattttatttgtattaaaaTGGCATTACTAATTTGGTTTTCTGTGCGGAAACAGACTGATCACAACATGCATATGTATTCTTCTGAGCTTCAGGATAACTCGGAGAAACACAaacccactgctgtcagactcttgTGCTGTGTTTTAAACCAGAGCTTCAATCCAAAGAGTGTTCAGTGCACTGAGTAATTTGGACATCCATATCATCTGATAGAGCCCTTCTATAAACTTTCATTAGACCTTGTCTAAATCCCTCGTTCACTTTTAGACCCATGCAAAAGTACAACAGCGGGTTTACACAGCTGTTAAAGTAGGCAATGCCCATTGATAAAGGGTACAAAATTTTCAACAGTGCAATGTTATTGTTCACCATCTTTACCATTAGGAGGCAGTGGTAAGGTGCCCAGCACAGGAAAAAGGCAATGACCAAACATGCTATTATACGCAGAGGGCGGGACTTCCCTGACAGGCGGGTGCGTCGGATTCCCACCCCAGCCAGAGTATAACAGATGAGAATGACCATGAAGGGAAATATGAAGCCGCACAAGAAGCGTATGGAGTAGAGAGCAACTTTGGTGCTGTTGTACCCTTCTGCCTTTTCAATCGAGTCCACAGAACATTTAGtaaggttgttgttgttgtccacgTAAGTTTGTCGATGGATGAAGTAGGGAATGCTGAAGAGGATCGCTGTGATCCAGATGCAGACAGCCACCACCCTCGCTGCCCACAGGGTGCGTCGGCGCCTTGTGAAGACCGGCCACCATATGCAGACCATTCGATCCAGACTGATCACAGCCAGCAGGAAGACAGAGCAGAACATGTTGGTGTATTTGAAGAAGCCGGTGAACTTACAGAGGAAGACGCCAAAAGGCCAGTGGTCTGACAAGAACAGCCGAGTGAGGGAGAAGATTCGTGTGAAGCAGAAGATCAGGTCTGCTATCGCCAGATTCACCAACCACACATTAGTGACAGTCGGCTGttgaggaagaagaaaataaaatatgatggaaaagaaataagaggaagaaaaacagaagctgaCATTTGCATGATGCAAATAACCAGACTGGGATTTTATCTATGGAGATTTGTTTATGTTAAAAGCTGTGtgttaaaaacacataaatacataATATAGTTTCATAGGTTTAGGAATTCACGAGTACACAAACTTAGACATGTCACttctaaaaaagaagaaaagttaaaaaagtCTAAAAGATGTCACAATTAGGAGTTGAGTAAACCGTCATCCTCTCAGCCTCCATGCGGGGATTTTTGTTCCTCTTTTAACTTGCAAACACAACATCCATTACTACTTCTgtttaacaaattaaaatgaaaaccacTTAAAAAGTGATGACAACCTCCCAGTAGACAGAGATGTGAGACCGATACTGACTGATAATGGCCATGCAGTGGGCTGATAGCAATTAAAATGGGGTGTGCAAGTGGTAAATAGACTAAACACACTGTCCTCATTGAGAaagagagctgctttttcatcATAGCATTGCAAAAGTTACAAGAAGTGTATCAATAGTTGGATTTTGTAACATGCCGAAATGACAAACTATGGCATCCAGTTTTGAAGTGTtaaatgacaaataaaaaataaataaataaataaaccaccTGTTCAAGGCTGTGTGATTCAAAGGATATCTGTCAGTTCATGAATCTGTCTGATCTGTTgctttttaacataaaaaaaacaaacaaaacctcagATCTAAGTGTGAAGAATGTGTTTACACAGATCCCTGTAGCATTTAAGCATTAGTCACTCATTTTAAACCAGGGGTGAGGAACTCCAGGcctgagggccggtgtccttcaggttttagatgtgtccttgatccaacacagctgattcaaatggctaaattacctcctcaacatgtcttgaagttctccagaggcctggtaatgaactaatcatttgattcaggtgtgctgacccagggtgcaggacaccggcctttgaggcctggagttcctcACCCCTTCTTTAACCTTAGGATAGCATGAGAGACAGCCAatctccctctcctctcttcacttctctttcccctcatccccaatCTTGGTTGTTGTGTCCAGACATCTGATTGTcagggttttctctctattattgtacggCCTTTACCCTATAATATAAAGCAGTGTATCCCAACCACTGTGCAGCAGGTGTGCCATGAGAAATGATTGGGTGTGCtgtggaagattatctggttcccCTTGATAAGTACTCTAAGTGACTGGCGTGAGTAACGagcagaacaattacattctcttccactaaaGGGAAGGTACAgctacctgctctaattaaatgggttgccaactgccagtaaaaaaaCGAAGAAGacaagaagaaattacataatagtcatgctgtgagaTGATGCAGCGCataatagcaatagataaatatttgaaaagaaaaagtagtcaatCCGACCTGGGTCCTAGAGAAAATTCCAACCCAGATGAAGGCCCTTGCatgagtagtggtcagaagaaagcaaaaaaggtatactggggacaaaccgGCCAATTCCGCATGTTGAAAAATTATCCATATGctttttgagtcatttttgtttggtggtatGCAGTGTaatttttctaatgtgacatTTGCGCCGTGGCTATAAAAAGTTGGGAAACACTGATATAAAGCACCTGTTATCCTGGTTACAGTTTTTCTGCACACTTTTTGCACAGCTCCCAAAGACTGTGGCTATCACCTTTACTTGACTGAAGGTCACAGTTTCCTAATACTGACTATATTTACTGTCTTTGCGAGGGGTAGGAAAATGTGGTGCAGAATAAATATGATTGTTTTCAGTGAGGTTTTGTTAAACAGATTACTGACAATCTCAGAAGGTATTTCAAACATATTGTACACTTTATATctaccttaagcttgaatccaGCGACCCAGATCACTATGGAGTTTCCTGTGATGCCGAGCACAACAGTGAGCGTGTACAGGATGATGCTGACATTGACCAAGCCAGCACTCACGCCCACCTTAGTTGCCTGGTCATCCTTAGAAAGGGTGAGTATATGCGTGGGAAGAGAGGCATTGAGAAACATTGTGTGGCtgagaacaaaagaaaagaagaagaacaaaatcTTACTAAGCATGTCTCTCCTGACTTAACAGAAAGCACCCAGCATTTTGaggttattgtttttttgtgactttttatattttaaagatggGTTAAGTTCCACTTTTACAGTCAGAAACATAGAACCAACTAAACTGGAGGCTAAGTTTTCTTGTATATCtagtttgttttcttgtgttaaGTTCCTCTTGTGTCTCCATCATCTCTGTGTCTCATCTCCCTTTTCTGTTCCCATGTTCCCCTCCTTGTTTTTCACTCCATGTCTCCCCTGTCTGTCATGTGCATCCATGTGTGTTCTCCCCAG contains:
- the LOC116324200 gene encoding C3a anaphylatoxin chemotactic receptor-like, encoding MFLNASLPTHILTLSKDDQATKVGVSAGLVNVSIILYTLTVVLGITGNSIVIWVAGFKLKPTVTNVWLVNLAIADLIFCFTRIFSLTRLFLSDHWPFGVFLCKFTGFFKYTNMFCSVFLLAVISLDRMVCIWWPVFTRRRRTLWAARVVAVCIWITAILFSIPYFIHRQTYVDNNNNLTKCSVDSIEKAEGYNSTKVALYSIRFLCGFIFPFMVILICYTLAGVGIRRTRLSGKSRPLRIIACLVIAFFLCWAPYHCLLMVKMVNNNIALLKILYPLSMGIAYFNSCVNPLLYFCMGLKVNEGFRQGLMKVYRRALSDDMDVQITQCTEHSLD